AATAGCCATTCGCGAAGAACAGATGGGCGAGACAGCGGCAGATGCTTTGATCCTCTTCCATTTTGCAGACAGCGAGGTCCTGCTCGAAAGTACAGCAAGGGCGGACGAGTTGAGCAGCGGTCTGGTAAAGCGAATTCTAGAGTCGGGAGACTTCAAAGGAGAGCATCTCGAGTGTGTGTGCTCCTTCGTGCACGGCCGGCTGAAAATTGACCGCCTGATTCTTGTGGGGCTTGGCAAGAGGGAGGAGTTTACGGTTCAGCGATTGAAGGAAGCCGTGGCTGTGGCGCTGAAATATTCCAGGGAGAGAAGACTGAGCACTGTGGCAGTGCCGGTTATTGAGCAGGCAGATTTTCCAGCGCCTGTTACTGATGTGGCTGAGGCATGCGTACTGGGCGGCTTGCTGGGAAGCTACCAGTTCACCGAACTTCGCACCGCCAAGAAAGAGGAGGTCAGAGAGCTCAAAAGTCTTGTCTTGCTGGCTGAACGCCGGAACAGAGACTTGCAGGCGGTGGTGCAAAGGGCTGAGGCTCTGGCAGCAGGAGTGTACCTGACCCGGAATCTTGTTACCCTGCCCGCCAACATGGCAACGCCGCGTATTCTAGCCAACTGGGCTCGAGAAGTAGCAGAGCAGGGCAGGATGTCGTTTCGGGTGATAGAGATGGAGGAAGCGCGGCAGCTCGGCATGGGCGCTTTTCTGGCTGTGGCCCAGGGTAGTGAAGAGCCCGGGCTCATGGTGGAGATGGACTATCAGCCATCAGGGGCAGCCGAGCCGCCTGTGGTGCTGGTCGGGAAAGGCATTACCTTCGACAGCGGCGGCATTTCCATCAAGCCTGCCAAACGCATGGAAATGATGAAGCATGACATGGCCGGTGCAGGGGCGGTAATCGGTGTGATGAAGATTGTTGCAGATCTGCAGCTGCCGCTGCGGGTAGTGGCCCTGATCCCCTGCACTGAAAATCTGCCCAGCGGCAAGGCGTACAAGCCAGGTGACGTGATCCGCTCCCTGAGCGGCCAGACCATTGAGGTTATCAGTACGGACGCTGAGGGGCGCTTGGTGCTCGCCGACGCCATATGTTATGCGGAGCGCTTTCGGCCGCAGGCCATTGTGGACATTGCCACCCTCACCGGCGCCTGCATTGTGGCTCTTGGAAACGGCGTCACCGGCATCATGGGAAACAATGACAATCTTATTGCCCGGGTACAGGAAGCAGCAGAAAAAAGCGGTGAAAAGGTGTGGCAGCTTCCTCTGTGGGACAGCTATTTTGATCTGCTCAAAAGCGACATTACAGACATGAAAAACGTGGGCGGCCGTGAAGCAGGAGCCATTACAGGCGGTATTTTTCTGAAGCAGTTTGTTCCAGAGAAGGTGCCCTGGGTACACCTGGACATCGCAGGTTCTGCCTGGGAAGAGAAAGATAAGCCTCTTGTTCCCAAAGGCGCCACAGGTGTACCCGTGCAGATGCTGGCGAAGCTTCTCTGTGACTGGCAGCCGCTCGGCCAGTGAAAGACCGGGCCTCTTATGGCCGACTCTCTTCGGCGGCCGCCATCTTGGCGCCGAACAACTCCTGCAGCTCATCGCTGACGATGGTTTCTTTTTCCAGGAGTTTTTGAGCGAGTCTTTCCAGCAGCTCGCGCTTTTCCGTGAGGATGGCTCGCACCCGCTCGTGGGCTTCATTCATGAGTCTGGCTATCTCAGCGTCGATTTCCTGAGCAGTATTTTCACTGTATTCTTTGCCCGGCACAAAGCCTGTGTCCAGAAACATGGGCCGTTTTTCTCTGGCGTAGGTGACCAGGCCAAGCTTCTCGCTCATGCCGTATTCAGTGACCATGCTGCGGGCGATGTCGGTGGCGCGCTGCAGGTCGTTCTGAGCACCGGTGGAGACATCACCAAACACCAGCTCTTCGGCCACCCGGCCTCCGAGAAGCACGCAGAGGCGGTCCAGCAATTCTTCTCTGGTCATAAGATAGCGGTCTTCGGTGGGCAGCTGCTGGGTGTACCCCAGAGCGGCAATACCTCGCGGAATGATGCTGACCTTGTTCACCGGGTCCGCTGTGGGGACGCTCATGGCTACCAGGGCATGGCCGCTCTCGTGGTAGGCCACAATCTTCTTCTCCTGCTCGTTCATCATGCGGTTCTTTTTCTCCAGGCCGCCAATGATCCGGTCGATGGCATCCTGGAATTCTGCCATACCCACGCTGTTCTTGTTTCTCCTGGCCGAGAGCAGGGCTGCTTCGTTTACCAGGTTGGCCAGATCAGCACCCACAAATCCGGGAGTGAGGGCGGCGACTTTGCTGAGGTCAACGTCTGGACCAAGCTTCACCTCTCTGGTGTGAATCTTGAGGATTGCCTCGCGGCCGCGAAGATCTGGCCGGTCAATAGCCACATGACGGTCGAAGCGACCGGGACGTAGAAGTGCTGGATCGAGGATTTCGGGACGGTTGGTGGCAGCCATGATAATAACGCCGGCGTTGGCGTCGAAGCCGTCCATCTCTACCAGCATCTGGTTGAGGGTCTGTTCTCGCTCGTCGTGCCCTCCCATGGGATTTATACCCCTGGCCTTGCCGAGGGCATCCAGTTCGTCTACGAAAATAATGCACGGGGCCTGTTGTTTGGCCTGTCCGAACAGGTCCCGAACTCTGGCTGCTCCTACACCCACGAACATCTCCACAAAATCCGAGCCGCTGATGCTGAAAAAGGGCACCCCAGATTCACCCGCCACCGCTTTGGCCAGCAGAGTCTTGCCGGTTCCAGGTGCACCCACGAGGAGTACACCTTTGGGAATCTTGCCCCCCAGGCGGGTAAACTTTTCCGGGGTCTTGAGAAATTCGACAATTTCTTCCAGCTCCTGTTTGGCCTCGTCAATGCCGGCCACATCCTTGAAGGTGGTCTGCACTTCACGCTCTGCATATATCTTGGCACGCGCCTTTCCCACGGAGAGCACCCCCTGGGGCCCGCCTGCCATACGGCCCAGAAGCAGCCGCCAGACCAGAATGAACACGGCAAGAGGTATGACCCAGGAGAGCAGAGCAGCGAGCCACTTGCTTTCTACGATGCCGGTGTAGCTGATATTTTTTTCATCCAGCAGTTTAACCAGTTCAGGGTCGTCAACCCTCA
This genomic interval from Deltaproteobacteria bacterium contains the following:
- the ftsH gene encoding ATP-dependent zinc metalloprotease FtsH produces the protein MAFLLFTLIHDYIIASQINTIKYSQFKQYVKEGKVKDLVLKPQQITGILTVDREGKKDRPFVTVRVDDPELVKLLDEKNISYTGIVESKWLAALLSWVIPLAVFILVWRLLLGRMAGGPQGVLSVGKARAKIYAEREVQTTFKDVAGIDEAKQELEEIVEFLKTPEKFTRLGGKIPKGVLLVGAPGTGKTLLAKAVAGESGVPFFSISGSDFVEMFVGVGAARVRDLFGQAKQQAPCIIFVDELDALGKARGINPMGGHDEREQTLNQMLVEMDGFDANAGVIIMAATNRPEILDPALLRPGRFDRHVAIDRPDLRGREAILKIHTREVKLGPDVDLSKVAALTPGFVGADLANLVNEAALLSARRNKNSVGMAEFQDAIDRIIGGLEKKNRMMNEQEKKIVAYHESGHALVAMSVPTADPVNKVSIIPRGIAALGYTQQLPTEDRYLMTREELLDRLCVLLGGRVAEELVFGDVSTGAQNDLQRATDIARSMVTEYGMSEKLGLVTYAREKRPMFLDTGFVPGKEYSENTAQEIDAEIARLMNEAHERVRAILTEKRELLERLAQKLLEKETIVSDELQELFGAKMAAAEESRP
- a CDS encoding leucyl aminopeptidase, yielding MEIAIREEQMGETAADALILFHFADSEVLLESTARADELSSGLVKRILESGDFKGEHLECVCSFVHGRLKIDRLILVGLGKREEFTVQRLKEAVAVALKYSRERRLSTVAVPVIEQADFPAPVTDVAEACVLGGLLGSYQFTELRTAKKEEVRELKSLVLLAERRNRDLQAVVQRAEALAAGVYLTRNLVTLPANMATPRILANWAREVAEQGRMSFRVIEMEEARQLGMGAFLAVAQGSEEPGLMVEMDYQPSGAAEPPVVLVGKGITFDSGGISIKPAKRMEMMKHDMAGAGAVIGVMKIVADLQLPLRVVALIPCTENLPSGKAYKPGDVIRSLSGQTIEVISTDAEGRLVLADAICYAERFRPQAIVDIATLTGACIVALGNGVTGIMGNNDNLIARVQEAAEKSGEKVWQLPLWDSYFDLLKSDITDMKNVGGREAGAITGGIFLKQFVPEKVPWVHLDIAGSAWEEKDKPLVPKGATGVPVQMLAKLLCDWQPLGQ